Proteins co-encoded in one uncultured Draconibacterium sp. genomic window:
- a CDS encoding alpha/beta hydrolase-fold protein: protein MRKLYITLAAILFCSVVSAQFAGIQRGQKPEPLPEGFKPSSTNTFLSRYPAVNAETREAIFKVVAPTAQKVQVDLAGKKYDMTKDTSGVWTCKSDPQVVGFHYYAILLDGVAVMDRNSEAFFGSNWESSGIEIPEGPEGDYYRFNRNIPHGQVRSIHYWSDINGLERHINVYVPAEYEANPNKKYPVLYLVHGWGEDENGWSVQGHMANIMDRLIAAGKAEPMIVVMPSGDIKTNSDVREASGDVTEIFAKNLVPYIDKTFRTKTDRENRAMAGLSRGGFQTTRTVFRNMDMFAWMGTFSGFFVRGDAVDAFDGVFKDADAFNSKMNLLFISTGTEEQNPKDQVLELKKHGIDNIVFHESQGTAHEWLTWRRALNEFAPLLFK from the coding sequence ATGAGAAAACTATATATAACATTAGCAGCAATATTGTTTTGCAGCGTTGTTTCAGCCCAGTTTGCGGGCATTCAGCGTGGACAAAAGCCTGAGCCACTTCCTGAAGGTTTTAAACCGTCTTCAACAAATACTTTTCTATCGCGTTATCCGGCGGTAAATGCCGAAACACGCGAGGCTATTTTTAAAGTGGTGGCACCTACAGCACAAAAAGTGCAGGTAGATTTGGCTGGCAAAAAATACGACATGACCAAAGATACCAGCGGCGTTTGGACTTGCAAATCTGATCCGCAGGTGGTTGGTTTTCATTACTATGCGATTTTGCTTGATGGTGTGGCTGTGATGGATCGAAATAGCGAAGCATTTTTTGGAAGTAACTGGGAATCGTCGGGCATTGAAATTCCCGAAGGACCCGAAGGCGACTATTATCGTTTTAATAGAAACATTCCGCACGGACAGGTTCGTTCCATTCACTACTGGTCGGATATCAATGGTTTGGAGCGCCACATTAATGTGTATGTTCCGGCCGAATACGAAGCCAACCCGAATAAAAAATATCCGGTTCTGTACCTTGTTCATGGCTGGGGCGAAGATGAAAATGGTTGGTCGGTACAAGGCCACATGGCCAATATCATGGACAGATTGATTGCTGCCGGAAAAGCAGAACCGATGATTGTGGTAATGCCAAGTGGCGATATCAAAACCAACTCCGATGTGCGCGAAGCTTCAGGAGACGTAACTGAGATATTTGCCAAAAATCTGGTGCCTTATATCGATAAAACTTTCCGCACGAAAACTGACCGGGAAAACCGAGCCATGGCCGGATTGTCACGCGGTGGTTTCCAAACCACAAGGACCGTATTCAGGAACATGGATATGTTTGCGTGGATGGGAACTTTTAGCGGATTTTTTGTTCGTGGCGATGCCGTTGATGCTTTTGACGGTGTGTTTAAAGATGCCGATGCATTTAATTCAAAAATGAACCTTCTTTTTATAAGTACCGGTACTGAAGAACAGAATCCGAAAGATCAGGTTCTTGAACTCAAAAAACACGGTATCGACAATATTGTATTTCATGAATCACAGGGTACTGCTCACGAGTGGTTAACCTGGCGACGGGCATTGAATGAATTTGCACCGCTGCTTTTCAAATAA
- a CDS encoding sialate O-acetylesterase, which produces MKLKTYLLILAALLVVQLNGFSQDPNFHIYLCFGQSNMEGNARLEHQDSLSIDDRFQMMSAVDCPDSGHEKGHWYTAVPPLCRCRTGLTPADYFGRTLVENLPKHIKVGVINVAVGGCKIELFDKENYESYVETAPGWMMGMLKPYDNNPYGRLVEMAKLAQKDGVIKGILLHQGESNTGDSLWTEKVKGVYDNLISDLGLQAENVPLLAGEMVGEDQGGSCASMNKIIATLPDVIPNAYVIPSVGCPQRGDGLHFTAEGYRVLGKRYGLRMLSLLEYKSAAPKVIRGEGAPRANAGQRNFGGTMLPGGQRPPRPPRPEPEIKTVSLDEISMSDPFIFSDKTTQTYYLTGTGGRLYKSKDLKMWTGPYSIIDLTGTWMDGNFVAAAEIHQFGDKYYLAGTWNDHGNPIEHVARRYTVPTNQTQLLVSDSPEGPYKPVVQEYDFCLGPRDWDIIDGTLYEENDTVYMVFVHEWTQLIDGTMDYMPLSKDLTHRTAEPTTMFRASEAPWSKEMNSIGEATFGMKMPGWVTDGPQLFKTQTGKLGMLWSSWGDSRYAQGIAYSESGSIKGPWVQEEDSFKGDNSGHGMIFTTFDGERLFIIHHAEKKGPRKPQIYKIDDSGDKLILGKRYKL; this is translated from the coding sequence ATGAAACTTAAAACTTACTTGCTTATACTGGCTGCTCTGTTGGTGGTTCAGTTAAACGGTTTTTCGCAAGATCCTAACTTCCATATTTATCTCTGCTTCGGGCAGTCGAATATGGAAGGAAATGCACGCCTGGAACACCAGGATTCACTAAGTATTGATGATCGGTTTCAAATGATGTCTGCGGTTGATTGTCCGGATTCAGGGCATGAAAAGGGTCATTGGTACACAGCCGTACCGCCATTGTGTCGTTGTCGTACCGGATTAACTCCTGCTGATTATTTTGGCAGAACACTAGTTGAAAATTTACCCAAACATATTAAAGTTGGCGTAATTAATGTGGCTGTTGGCGGTTGTAAAATTGAATTGTTCGACAAGGAAAATTACGAATCGTATGTGGAAACAGCTCCGGGCTGGATGATGGGTATGTTAAAACCGTACGATAACAATCCATACGGGCGCTTGGTTGAAATGGCCAAACTGGCTCAAAAAGATGGTGTAATTAAAGGTATTTTGTTACATCAGGGCGAGTCGAATACCGGCGATTCGTTATGGACCGAAAAAGTAAAAGGTGTATACGATAATCTGATTTCCGATCTCGGACTTCAGGCTGAAAATGTGCCCTTGCTAGCTGGTGAAATGGTTGGTGAAGATCAAGGGGGTAGCTGTGCAAGTATGAATAAAATTATTGCCACGCTACCCGATGTAATTCCCAATGCCTATGTAATCCCTTCGGTTGGATGTCCGCAACGTGGCGATGGCCTTCACTTTACGGCTGAAGGTTACCGCGTGTTAGGGAAGCGTTATGGTTTACGCATGCTTTCGTTACTTGAGTATAAAAGCGCTGCGCCAAAAGTTATCAGAGGCGAAGGTGCTCCCCGGGCCAATGCCGGACAACGCAACTTTGGCGGAACAATGCTTCCCGGAGGACAACGTCCACCAAGACCTCCTCGTCCTGAACCCGAAATAAAAACTGTTTCGCTGGATGAAATCTCGATGAGCGACCCTTTTATTTTTTCTGATAAAACAACTCAAACGTATTATTTAACCGGAACTGGTGGCCGTCTTTATAAGAGTAAAGACCTGAAAATGTGGACTGGCCCGTATTCTATAATCGACCTTACCGGAACCTGGATGGATGGCAACTTTGTTGCTGCTGCCGAGATTCACCAATTTGGCGATAAATATTACCTGGCCGGAACCTGGAACGACCACGGAAACCCTATTGAACATGTTGCGCGCCGTTATACTGTGCCTACCAACCAAACGCAGCTTTTGGTGTCCGATTCGCCCGAAGGTCCTTACAAACCAGTAGTTCAGGAATACGATTTTTGTCTTGGTCCACGCGATTGGGATATTATCGATGGAACACTATACGAAGAGAACGATACTGTTTACATGGTTTTTGTGCATGAGTGGACACAACTGATTGACGGAACGATGGATTACATGCCGCTTTCAAAAGATCTGACGCACCGAACTGCCGAGCCAACTACAATGTTCAGAGCCAGTGAAGCTCCCTGGTCGAAAGAAATGAACAGCATTGGTGAAGCTACTTTTGGAATGAAGATGCCGGGCTGGGTAACCGATGGGCCTCAATTGTTTAAAACACAAACCGGAAAATTGGGTATGTTATGGTCGAGCTGGGGCGATAGCCGCTATGCGCAGGGAATTGCCTATTCTGAATCGGGAAGCATAAAAGGCCCCTGGGTTCAGGAAGAGGATTCGTTTAAAGGCGATAACTCAGGCCACGGAATGATCTTTACCACTTTCGATGGAGAGCGGCTTTTTATTATTCATCACGCGGAGAAGAAAGGACCTCGAAAACCTCAGATTTATAAAATCGACGACTCAGGAGATAAACTCATTCTGGGCAAAAGATACAAACTATAA
- a CDS encoding NPCBM/NEW2 domain-containing protein, with product MKNKLNFAIVAFLIVVFKLMEINSVCAQTVWIDELDLSTVTQGYGVPSKNKSLDGNTMTIAGKTFDRGFGTHAESLLTILLNGKASEFHAEVGIDEEVKKQCPAAEFIVYGDGEILWSSGVMHLDDEAKSCSVPLSGIQKLRLVVTDGGNGNYYDHANWANARIEAIGVTSFETYNPVASEPYILTPPPPAKPRINGAKVFGVRPGSPFFFRVAVTGDRPMTISAKNLPDGLEIDKESGVITGKLLEKGTYNVMLSAKNAKGKAQRQLRIICGDQIALTPPMGWNSWNCFAQEVSADKVKRAANAMVNSGLINHGWTYINIDDFWNNHRDSEDTSLRGDLRDENGYIIPNERFGDMKELADYVHGLGLKIGLYSSPGPWSCGGCAGSYGFEAQDAERYAEWGFDYLKYDWCSYGNVIDGLPDNDPYKVSSLSYNGGGELETAKKPFQIMGDYLREQPRDIVYSICQYGMSDVWKWGGSLGGNSWRTTNDITDTWASVRGIALDHEKSAAWAKPGNWNDPDMLVIGYVGWGNTHPSKLKPDEQYLHMSLWSLFAAPLLIGCDMEKLDDFTLNLLTNDEVIAVNQDPRGKQATCVHTIGDLRIYTKELEDGSYAVGFCNFGLDIVDISYKEFDKLGLKGKLKVRDLWRQKDIATVNTSKDALALKVPVHGVLLYTFSPL from the coding sequence ATGAAGAATAAATTGAATTTCGCGATTGTCGCATTTTTGATTGTCGTTTTTAAATTGATGGAGATAAATTCGGTGTGTGCACAAACGGTTTGGATAGACGAACTGGATTTGAGTACAGTAACGCAGGGATATGGAGTTCCCTCGAAAAATAAATCGCTTGATGGGAATACGATGACCATTGCCGGGAAAACCTTTGATCGTGGCTTTGGAACACATGCAGAGAGCCTTTTAACCATCTTGCTTAACGGAAAGGCAAGTGAATTTCATGCCGAAGTTGGTATTGATGAAGAAGTGAAAAAGCAGTGTCCGGCAGCTGAATTTATAGTTTATGGCGATGGCGAAATATTATGGTCGAGTGGCGTAATGCATTTAGACGATGAAGCAAAATCGTGTTCAGTACCACTTTCTGGTATACAGAAACTTCGGCTGGTGGTAACCGATGGAGGCAACGGCAATTATTACGACCACGCGAACTGGGCTAATGCAAGAATTGAAGCAATTGGCGTAACAAGCTTCGAAACCTACAACCCGGTAGCAAGCGAACCCTATATTCTCACGCCACCACCACCAGCCAAGCCAAGAATTAATGGAGCCAAAGTATTTGGAGTCCGTCCAGGCTCGCCATTCTTCTTTCGCGTGGCTGTAACCGGCGATCGACCAATGACTATTTCGGCAAAAAACTTGCCCGATGGTTTGGAAATAGATAAGGAAAGTGGTGTGATTACAGGCAAACTATTGGAGAAAGGAACTTACAACGTGATGCTGAGTGCTAAGAATGCAAAAGGCAAGGCACAACGGCAACTGCGCATAATATGTGGCGACCAGATAGCATTAACACCTCCCATGGGATGGAACAGCTGGAACTGTTTTGCACAAGAAGTTTCTGCAGATAAAGTAAAACGCGCAGCAAATGCTATGGTAAACAGCGGATTAATTAATCATGGCTGGACGTATATTAATATCGACGACTTTTGGAATAACCACCGCGATTCTGAAGATACTTCGTTAAGAGGTGATTTGAGGGATGAGAATGGATACATTATCCCGAATGAAAGATTTGGGGACATGAAAGAATTGGCAGACTATGTACATGGTTTGGGGCTAAAAATCGGACTTTACTCCAGTCCTGGCCCATGGTCGTGCGGAGGATGTGCCGGAAGTTATGGTTTTGAAGCGCAGGATGCCGAGCGTTATGCTGAATGGGGCTTCGATTATTTAAAATACGATTGGTGCAGCTATGGAAATGTAATTGATGGCTTACCCGATAACGATCCATACAAGGTTTCTTCTCTTTCTTACAACGGTGGCGGGGAGCTTGAAACCGCGAAAAAGCCATTTCAGATCATGGGAGATTACCTCCGTGAGCAGCCCCGCGATATCGTTTATAGTATTTGTCAGTACGGTATGTCCGATGTTTGGAAATGGGGGGGCTCTTTAGGTGGAAATAGTTGGCGTACCACAAACGATATTACCGATACCTGGGCAAGTGTGCGTGGAATCGCACTCGATCACGAAAAATCGGCAGCCTGGGCAAAACCCGGTAACTGGAATGATCCTGACATGCTTGTAATCGGCTATGTTGGGTGGGGAAATACACATCCCAGCAAACTTAAACCCGACGAACAATACTTGCATATGAGCCTGTGGAGTTTGTTTGCCGCGCCTCTTCTTATTGGTTGCGACATGGAAAAACTCGATGATTTCACCTTAAACCTGCTTACAAACGACGAAGTGATTGCCGTTAATCAGGATCCACGGGGTAAACAAGCTACCTGTGTGCATACTATTGGCGATTTACGCATTTATACGAAAGAGTTGGAAGACGGAAGTTATGCTGTTGGTTTTTGCAATTTTGGCCTTGATATCGTGGATATTTCCTACAAGGAATTTGATAAACTAGGATTGAAAGGTAAACTGAAAGTACGCGATCTGTGGCGGCAGAAAGATATAGCAACGGTTAATACCAGTAAAGATGCGCTTGCGTTAAAAGTTCCTGTTCATGGGGTGCTTCTTTATACGTTTTCTCCCTTGTAA
- a CDS encoding glycoside hydrolase 43 family protein: MKIRSFLLVIMMLFVISNSRAQALKAKNPIIYADVPDVSMIRVGDNYYMSSTTMHMAPGVPIMKSKDLVNWEMVSYAYDTLADIDPLNLDNEKRAYGKGSWASCIRYHNNRYYVSTFSSTTGKTYVFSTKDVEKGEWKRHEFSPNLHDNTLFFDDDGKIYMIWGAGKLMVAELEPDFSGVKEGTEKVLIENASAPAGDNIMLPAEGSQLFKVNGKYYLFNITWPRGSMRSVVIHRADNINGPWEGRLALQDKGVAQGGIIDTPDGKWFSFLFRDNGSVGRIPYLVPVKWEDGWPVLGVDGKVPEELDLPASKGLIPGIVNSDEFKRKKKDADLPLVWQWNHNPENELWSVRDRKGYLRLTTGRVDDSFVYARNTLTQRTFGPVSSANTLMDASNMKDGDFAGLCALQRKYGQVGVKMTGGEKFIYMISNETDTPVEMESIPLKQNEVYFKIDCDYRDRKDIARFYYSLDGKTWTAIGGPLKMEYTLMEHFMGYRFGLFNYATENTGGYVDFDYLRISDQISASTKNK; encoded by the coding sequence ATGAAAATACGTTCTTTCTTACTTGTAATTATGATGCTGTTTGTAATTTCAAACAGTCGGGCACAAGCTCTAAAAGCTAAAAACCCTATAATTTACGCCGATGTACCCGATGTTTCGATGATTCGCGTTGGCGATAATTACTATATGAGCAGCACCACCATGCACATGGCACCGGGAGTACCGATTATGAAATCGAAGGATCTGGTAAACTGGGAAATGGTGAGTTATGCTTACGATACGCTGGCAGACATTGATCCGCTTAATCTGGATAATGAGAAACGTGCTTATGGAAAAGGCTCGTGGGCAAGTTGTATCCGTTACCACAATAATAGGTATTACGTTTCAACCTTTTCCAGCACAACCGGTAAAACATATGTTTTCTCAACAAAAGATGTTGAAAAAGGCGAATGGAAACGACACGAATTTTCTCCGAATTTACACGATAATACCTTGTTTTTCGACGACGATGGGAAAATTTATATGATTTGGGGAGCCGGAAAATTAATGGTTGCCGAACTGGAACCTGATTTTTCTGGTGTTAAAGAAGGAACAGAAAAAGTATTGATTGAAAATGCGAGTGCTCCGGCAGGAGACAATATTATGTTGCCTGCAGAAGGTTCGCAACTTTTTAAAGTAAATGGAAAATATTACCTGTTTAACATTACCTGGCCGCGCGGAAGTATGCGTTCGGTTGTAATTCATCGCGCCGATAATATTAATGGCCCGTGGGAAGGTCGCCTGGCCTTGCAGGATAAAGGTGTTGCGCAGGGCGGAATAATTGATACGCCGGATGGAAAATGGTTCTCGTTTCTGTTCCGCGATAATGGTTCGGTAGGCCGCATTCCGTATTTGGTACCGGTAAAATGGGAAGATGGATGGCCTGTTTTGGGTGTTGACGGTAAAGTTCCTGAAGAGTTGGATTTACCGGCAAGCAAAGGTTTGATTCCCGGAATTGTAAACTCCGATGAATTCAAACGTAAAAAGAAAGATGCGGATCTGCCTCTGGTTTGGCAGTGGAACCACAACCCGGAGAATGAGCTTTGGTCGGTACGCGACCGCAAAGGGTATTTACGGCTTACCACCGGCCGTGTTGACGACAGTTTTGTGTATGCCAGAAATACCTTAACTCAGCGAACTTTTGGCCCGGTAAGTTCAGCCAATACATTAATGGACGCTTCGAATATGAAGGACGGTGATTTTGCTGGACTGTGTGCCTTACAAAGAAAGTACGGACAGGTTGGTGTAAAAATGACTGGTGGCGAGAAATTCATTTACATGATAAGCAACGAGACCGATACCCCGGTTGAAATGGAAAGTATTCCGCTAAAGCAAAATGAAGTGTACTTTAAAATCGACTGCGATTACAGAGACAGAAAAGATATTGCGCGGTTTTATTACAGCCTCGACGGAAAAACATGGACAGCAATTGGAGGCCCGCTAAAAATGGAATATACCCTAATGGAACATTTTATGGGCTATCGTTTTGGGTTGTTTAACTATGCCACCGAGAATACCGGAGGATACGTCGATTTTGATTATCTCAGAATCAGTGATCAGATTTCAGCAAGCACTAAAAATAAATAG
- a CDS encoding alpha-L-arabinofuranosidase C-terminal domain-containing protein produces the protein MVHLNRLILAVTLTLSTIVTLNAQVPKGGKEISSNLFGLFFEDINYAADGGLYAELVQNRSFEYNPTEQSGWNPFSFWEYISPGFSYGRISVETKAPVHPNNPHYMVLDVEHVGHEAKFSGISGVGIKNSGFDGIVVHAGEQYNFSMFVQQLSENPMELLVSLEDTKGEVLASKTIKTNSGDWKKYTVVLNAEASCDSAFLVVLARSNGALAMDMISLFPDKTFKNRANGMRADLAQVLADMHPKFVRFPGGCLVHGDGLGNMYRWKNTIGPLEQRIEQRNIWGYHQSAGLGYFEYFQFCEDIGAKPVPVVPAAVSCQNSGGTWRIGGTGQKAIPENEMDEYIQEVLDLIEWANGPVTSEWGAKRAAAGHPEPFNLEYVGVGNEDKITPEFEERFNLIYKAVKEKHPEIIVIGTVGPFHSGEDFDLGWEIANKLNLPVVDEHYYVQPEWFLGNQQRYDRYNRNATKVYLGEYASWGNKMWNAIAEAAYMTALERNGDVVAMASYAPLLAKQNFTQWTTDMIFFNNTKICLTPNYYVQKMFMSNQGDLYFDKVVQVAQNDTTLAASCVCDSKSGDIILKMVNAGDTAKTMKINLSRFKNINQEAKLTLLEADREAENTLGNLENVVPESSDFTVQKKFDYEVPAMSFSLIRIKTN, from the coding sequence ATGGTACATCTAAATCGATTAATTCTAGCAGTTACACTAACCCTTTCTACTATTGTAACCTTAAATGCCCAGGTTCCCAAAGGAGGCAAAGAAATCAGTTCCAATCTTTTTGGCCTGTTCTTCGAAGACATTAATTACGCTGCCGATGGTGGTTTATACGCCGAGTTGGTACAAAACCGTTCGTTCGAATACAATCCAACCGAACAAAGCGGTTGGAATCCTTTTTCGTTCTGGGAATATATTTCTCCGGGTTTCTCGTACGGCAGAATAAGTGTGGAAACCAAAGCTCCGGTTCATCCCAATAATCCGCACTATATGGTGTTGGATGTTGAACATGTTGGTCACGAAGCTAAATTTTCGGGCATCTCAGGCGTGGGGATTAAGAACTCAGGCTTCGATGGTATTGTGGTTCATGCTGGCGAACAATATAACTTTTCAATGTTTGTGCAACAACTTTCCGAAAATCCAATGGAATTATTGGTAAGTCTTGAAGATACAAAAGGAGAAGTACTTGCCAGCAAAACCATTAAAACGAATTCAGGAGACTGGAAAAAATATACTGTCGTTTTAAATGCGGAAGCTTCTTGCGACAGCGCTTTTTTAGTTGTTTTGGCCCGCTCAAACGGTGCATTGGCTATGGATATGATTTCGCTTTTCCCGGATAAAACATTTAAAAACCGGGCAAACGGAATGCGAGCTGATTTAGCGCAGGTACTAGCCGATATGCATCCCAAATTTGTTCGCTTTCCCGGAGGTTGTCTGGTACACGGTGATGGCCTTGGAAATATGTACCGTTGGAAAAATACTATTGGGCCGCTCGAACAGCGAATTGAACAACGCAATATATGGGGCTATCATCAATCGGCCGGATTAGGTTATTTCGAGTATTTTCAGTTTTGCGAAGACATTGGAGCGAAGCCTGTTCCTGTAGTTCCTGCGGCCGTAAGTTGTCAAAATTCAGGTGGAACGTGGCGCATTGGTGGTACTGGGCAAAAAGCTATTCCTGAAAATGAAATGGACGAATACATCCAGGAGGTACTTGATCTGATCGAATGGGCCAACGGGCCTGTAACATCAGAGTGGGGAGCAAAACGTGCAGCTGCCGGGCATCCCGAGCCTTTTAACCTCGAATATGTGGGCGTTGGAAACGAAGATAAAATCACACCTGAGTTTGAGGAGCGTTTTAACCTTATCTACAAAGCTGTAAAAGAGAAACACCCCGAAATTATCGTTATCGGTACGGTTGGTCCTTTTCATAGCGGCGAAGATTTTGATTTGGGATGGGAGATTGCTAATAAGTTGAATCTTCCGGTTGTAGATGAACATTATTACGTGCAACCCGAATGGTTTCTTGGTAATCAGCAGCGTTATGATCGTTACAACCGAAATGCAACCAAAGTCTATCTGGGCGAATATGCGTCGTGGGGCAATAAGATGTGGAATGCTATTGCTGAAGCGGCTTATATGACTGCTTTAGAGAGAAACGGCGATGTGGTGGCTATGGCTTCGTATGCACCTTTGCTGGCCAAACAAAACTTTACGCAGTGGACCACCGATATGATCTTTTTCAACAATACAAAGATTTGCCTCACGCCCAATTACTACGTTCAGAAAATGTTTATGAGCAACCAGGGCGATTTGTATTTTGATAAAGTGGTTCAGGTTGCGCAGAATGATACAACTCTTGCGGCTTCGTGTGTGTGCGACAGTAAATCAGGCGACATTATTCTGAAAATGGTGAATGCCGGAGACACTGCCAAAACGATGAAAATCAATCTCTCAAGGTTTAAGAATATTAATCAGGAAGCCAAATTGACTTTATTGGAAGCAGACCGGGAAGCTGAGAATACCCTGGGAAATCTTGAAAATGTAGTTCCTGAATCATCGGACTTTACGGTTCAGAAAAAGTTTGACTATGAAGTTCCTGCCATGTCATTTTCGCTTATTCGAATAAAAACAAATTAA
- a CDS encoding glycoside hydrolase family 127 protein, translated as MKTLYVNIVIFSCFILLGNTAFSQNKLYSNEFPLSDVQLLDGPFKKARDLNIEVLLQYDVDRFLAPYRKEAGLEPRKPTYPNWEGLDGHVGGHYLSAMAMNYAATGNKECKRRMDYMLKELKECQEANAVNNPEWGVGYAGGFPNSAKLWSTFKKGDFGIYFASWAPFYNLHKMYAGLRDAWLYGQSELAKDMFLKFCDWGINLTADLSDEQMEKMLGMEHGGMNEVYADAFQITSDKKYLVAAKRFSHHKFLEPLSKDFDNLDNQHANTQIPKFIGFERIAELNNDEQYLEAARFSWETITRNRSLAFGGNSRREHFPSESSCIDYVHVNDGPESCNSYNMLKLTEDLFRVSPEAKYADYYERTLFNHILSTQHPEHGGYVYFTPARPRHYRVYSAPNEAMWCCVGTGMENHGQYNRFIYTHADDDLYLNLFVASELNWKEKGIQLKQETTFPYAEQTKLTITKGTSAFNLKVRYPAWVKEGALKIKVNGEAVEYAVQPSSYITIGRKWKKGDEVEIELPMQSTIEHLPNVPEYVAFMHGPILLGAKTGTEDLRGLIAGDGRWGQYSSGEYLPVDKAPILVEDDMENLGDKLVPIEGDPLHFKLNVKMVNPMDLTLEPFNQIHDSRYMMYWLALTNDGYQAYVDSLAANEQAMLAIEKRTVDYVATGEQQPETDHDMQQERSRSGNNQNEFYREAVGGGYFSYDFATNSETNLSLLVRYWGAEWGGRKFNIYIDDEKLVTEDNTGRWEISAFQDIMYTIPNSMVEGKSNIRIKFEALPGSTAGGVYVVRLLRAEE; from the coding sequence ATGAAAACCTTATATGTAAATATTGTAATCTTTAGCTGTTTTATATTATTAGGGAATACTGCCTTTTCTCAAAACAAGTTGTACTCAAATGAATTTCCTTTAAGTGACGTGCAATTGCTGGATGGCCCGTTTAAAAAAGCGCGCGATCTGAATATAGAGGTTTTGCTTCAATACGATGTCGATCGTTTTCTGGCGCCATATCGTAAGGAAGCCGGTTTGGAACCCCGTAAACCAACCTATCCGAACTGGGAAGGGTTGGACGGCCATGTTGGTGGGCATTACCTTTCGGCTATGGCAATGAACTACGCCGCAACCGGCAACAAAGAGTGCAAGCGCCGAATGGATTATATGCTGAAAGAACTAAAAGAATGTCAGGAAGCTAATGCTGTAAACAATCCCGAGTGGGGCGTTGGTTATGCCGGCGGTTTCCCGAATAGCGCTAAACTTTGGTCAACATTCAAAAAAGGCGATTTTGGAATTTATTTCGCATCGTGGGCACCGTTTTACAATTTGCATAAAATGTATGCAGGTTTGCGCGATGCATGGCTTTATGGCCAAAGCGAATTGGCCAAAGACATGTTTCTGAAATTCTGCGATTGGGGAATTAATTTGACTGCAGATTTGTCGGACGAGCAGATGGAAAAAATGCTGGGCATGGAACACGGCGGCATGAACGAAGTTTATGCCGATGCTTTCCAAATTACCAGTGATAAGAAATACTTGGTTGCTGCAAAACGTTTTTCACATCATAAATTTTTAGAGCCTTTATCCAAAGATTTCGATAACCTTGATAATCAGCACGCCAATACTCAAATACCTAAATTTATCGGTTTCGAACGTATTGCGGAACTTAACAACGACGAGCAATACCTGGAAGCAGCGCGTTTTTCGTGGGAAACCATTACCCGGAACCGTTCGCTGGCTTTTGGTGGAAACAGCCGCCGCGAGCATTTTCCCAGCGAAAGTTCATGTATTGATTATGTACATGTTAACGACGGTCCCGAATCCTGCAATTCGTATAACATGCTAAAACTTACCGAAGATTTATTCCGTGTTTCTCCGGAAGCCAAATATGCTGATTATTACGAACGAACCCTATTTAACCACATTCTTTCCACACAACATCCCGAGCACGGCGGTTATGTTTATTTTACTCCGGCGCGCCCACGTCATTACCGGGTGTATTCGGCGCCAAACGAGGCCATGTGGTGCTGTGTTGGAACCGGAATGGAAAACCACGGGCAGTACAATCGTTTTATTTACACGCATGCTGATGACGACCTGTACCTGAATTTGTTTGTTGCCTCGGAACTGAACTGGAAAGAAAAAGGCATTCAGCTAAAACAGGAAACAACTTTTCCGTACGCAGAGCAAACAAAACTTACCATTACAAAAGGTACTTCAGCCTTCAATTTAAAAGTAAGGTATCCGGCGTGGGTAAAAGAGGGAGCATTGAAAATTAAGGTTAATGGCGAAGCGGTAGAATATGCTGTTCAGCCTTCATCATACATTACTATCGGACGAAAATGGAAAAAGGGCGATGAAGTAGAAATTGAATTGCCTATGCAAAGTACCATCGAGCATTTACCCAATGTGCCCGAATACGTAGCTTTTATGCACGGGCCAATTTTGCTTGGTGCAAAAACCGGAACCGAAGATTTGAGAGGATTGATTGCCGGTGATGGTCGCTGGGGACAGTATTCAAGTGGCGAATATTTACCGGTTGACAAAGCACCAATTCTGGTGGAAGACGATATGGAAAATCTGGGCGACAAACTGGTGCCGATTGAGGGGGATCCGCTTCATTTTAAATTGAATGTGAAGATGGTGAATCCGATGGATTTAACGCTTGAACCCTTCAACCAGATTCACGATTCAAGATACATGATGTATTGGCTGGCGTTAACCAACGATGGTTACCAGGCTTACGTGGATTCGCTCGCAGCCAACGAACAGGCAATGCTGGCCATTGAAAAGCGTACAGTTGATTATGTGGCTACCGGCGAACAACAACCTGAAACCGATCATGACATGCAACAGGAAAGATCGAGATCGGGAAATAACCAAAATGAATTCTACCGCGAGGCCGTCGGTGGTGGTTATTTTAGTTACGATTTTGCAACCAACTCCGAAACAAACCTAAGCTTGCTGGTGCGTTACTGGGGAGCAGAGTGGGGAGGTCGCAAATTCAATATTTATATCGACGACGAAAAGCTGGTAACCGAAGACAATACAGGACGTTGGGAGATCTCCGCTTTTCAGGATATTATGTACACAATCCCCAATTCAATGGTTGAGGGTAAAAGCAATATACGTATAAAATTTGAAGCACTTCCCGGAAGTACGGCTGGAGGAGTGTATGTAGTTCGGTTGTTACGTGCCGAGGAATAA